One window from the genome of Hyperolius riggenbachi isolate aHypRig1 chromosome 6, aHypRig1.pri, whole genome shotgun sequence encodes:
- the LYPD3 gene encoding ly6/PLAUR domain-containing protein 3 isoform X3 — protein sequence MSCSTDHDVCMEVITAVTTSHYNHVVLKKGCGNGMTTVMEKNILYHGISIYIQLNQCNESFCNTNMDLKNYQLAPAVDNATRQPNDGQCYSCIGKPDVGCSRSHSPTTQCYDSYEHCFDGNITVSIDNDTTVIPIKSCSQRYYCTSHSLDYGNLNFDVRGACCSEDLCNKDLSNKTQLAEVPYLTLLNEDNEEVTTTVLPPRWIIPTEPMTSFTTQVTSPNMTSIHMARNSHATMACGHLVWLALLLMLLS from the exons GTCATTACAACCACGTTGTGCTGAAAAAAGGTTGTGGCAATGGCATGACTACTGTAATGGAAAAGAACATACTGTACCACGGAATATCCATATACATCCAGCTGAACCAGTGCAATGAGAGCTTCTGCAACACCAACATGGACCTCAAGAACTACCAACTTGCTCCAGCAGTCG ATAACGCAACTCGGCAGCCCAATGATGGGCAGTGTTACAGCTGCATAGGAAAGCCTGACGTGGGGTGTTCCCGCTCCCATTCTCCAACCACTCAATGCTACGACTCCTACGAGCACTGCTTTGACGGGAACATTACCGTTTCCATTG ATAATGACACAACAGTCATACCTATCAAGAGCTGCTCCCAGAGATATTATTGCACCTCGCACAGTCTAGACTATGGGAACCTGAACTTTGAtgtcagaggagcctgctgctcAGAAGACCTCTGCAACAAGGACCTGTCCAATAAGACACAGCTGGCAGAAGTGCCATACCTTACTCTCCTGAACGAAGACAATGAGGAGGTGACCACCACTGTGCTCCCCCCACGCTGGATAATCCCAACAGAGCCCATGACCAGCTTCACAACACAAGTGACAAGCCCTAACATGACTTCCATTCACATGGCTCGGAACAGTCACGCCACCATGGCCTGCGGACACTTGGTTTGGCTTGCTCTTCTGCTGATGCTGCTTTCTTGA